A window of Fluoribacter dumoffii NY 23 contains these coding sequences:
- a CDS encoding amidohydrolase family protein has protein sequence MINLFDAHLHIIDYRFPLVENQSFLPDEFTVTDYLKIVKPLHVIGGAVVSGSFQAFDDTYLLNALHALGPNFVGVIQLPATVSDQQISELNRQGIRGIRFNLKRGGSETGIYLEEMAHRIYEIANWHIELYADSSELTDLIDVLIHLPALSLDHLGLSKKGLPLLFKLVEHGVKVKASGFGRVDFDVAPILKTIASINPNALMFGTDLPSTRTPQPFKQEDITLISDAFDESMAKKILFTNAVEFYRLPLRDLGANL, from the coding sequence ATGATAAACCTATTCGATGCACACTTACATATAATTGATTATCGTTTTCCCTTAGTGGAAAACCAATCATTTTTACCCGATGAATTTACTGTTACTGATTATCTTAAAATAGTTAAACCACTGCATGTGATTGGCGGGGCAGTAGTATCAGGTTCTTTTCAGGCTTTTGATGACACTTATCTATTAAATGCCTTGCACGCATTGGGTCCAAATTTTGTGGGAGTGATCCAATTACCTGCCACTGTAAGTGATCAACAAATTAGTGAATTAAACCGGCAAGGAATTCGAGGTATACGATTTAATCTGAAACGAGGCGGTTCAGAAACAGGAATATATTTAGAGGAGATGGCCCATCGAATTTATGAAATTGCCAATTGGCATATTGAATTATATGCTGACTCTTCCGAGCTCACGGATTTAATCGATGTGTTAATCCATTTACCGGCTTTGAGCCTGGATCATTTAGGTTTATCGAAAAAAGGTCTTCCTTTACTCTTCAAGCTTGTGGAGCATGGGGTTAAAGTTAAGGCTTCAGGATTTGGAAGGGTTGATTTTGATGTGGCCCCTATATTAAAAACGATTGCATCAATTAATCCCAATGCTTTAATGTTTGGTACCGATCTTCCTTCAACACGGACACCCCAGCCTTTTAAACAGGAAGACATTACTCTTATTTCGGATGCGTTTGATGAGAGTATGGCCAAGAAAATTTTATTCACTAATGCGGTAGAGTTTTATCGTTTACCGCTGAGAGATTTAGGC
- a CDS encoding site-2 protease family protein — MIEFTLIQKICIWALPILLAITLHEAAHAYVAYRCGDTTAKMFGRLSLNPLRHIDPIGTVLIPLLVGILTQFNFVIGYAKPVPINWNQFRHPRRDMILVTLAGPFSNILMAFLWAACDKLAIILNPNTSMAVLFLYATAQAGIFINLILAALNILPIPPLDGSRVVMSILPPKQAIAYAKIEPYGFFILILLVVTGVLGMILTPLINMGLFALSAIFQI; from the coding sequence ATGATAGAATTTACTTTGATCCAAAAAATATGCATCTGGGCTCTACCTATTTTACTCGCCATTACCCTTCATGAAGCGGCCCATGCATATGTTGCCTATCGTTGCGGGGATACTACTGCAAAAATGTTTGGTCGATTAAGTTTAAATCCGCTTCGACATATTGATCCCATAGGAACGGTTCTCATTCCCTTATTGGTGGGTATTTTGACCCAATTTAATTTTGTGATTGGATATGCGAAGCCTGTTCCCATAAATTGGAACCAATTTCGTCACCCTCGACGTGATATGATTCTCGTCACCCTTGCCGGCCCTTTTTCGAACATTTTAATGGCCTTTTTATGGGCCGCTTGTGATAAACTCGCTATAATTTTAAATCCAAATACATCAATGGCGGTGCTTTTTCTTTATGCTACTGCCCAAGCGGGAATATTCATTAATTTGATTTTAGCCGCCTTAAATATACTGCCTATTCCACCTTTAGATGGCAGCCGGGTAGTCATGAGTATTTTACCTCCAAAACAAGCGATAGCTTATGCCAAAATAGAACCTTATGGATTTTTTATCCTCATTCTACTGGTGGTTACAGGTGTTCTTGGTATGATATTAACTCCTTTAATTAATATGGGCCTGTTCGCACTAAGTGCAATTTTCCAGATATGA
- a CDS encoding 4-phosphoerythronate dehydrogenase produces MNILADASLPGLEMAFPPPFYLTKYHHPDEINQLLPGQDVLLCRSTLKVNKDLLKAHSLRYVATASSGTDHLDSYWLNSQNIKIIDAKGSNARAVADYVVACLAVLEQRRLIQGNRAGIIGLGKVGTQVAERLQAADFQIFTFDPPKAEREKTTFHSCKLEELYQADLLCIHAELHHKQPYPSANLISNDFLKRLKPGCILINASRGGIVDENELLHSSKALIYCTDVYLNEPDINKHIVEKSIICTPHIAGHSLEAKYAAIAMISSTLHAIAKLPLPRFAAPELPPSLDLNKNEAWYESLLKIYDPIKESLSLKNALDKKNAFLNLRKQHQTRHDFCRYPIGFLANNKTRLLLGK; encoded by the coding sequence ATGAATATCTTAGCTGATGCCTCTCTCCCAGGATTGGAAATGGCTTTTCCCCCGCCTTTTTACTTAACGAAATACCATCATCCTGATGAGATTAATCAGTTGCTTCCCGGACAAGATGTCCTCCTTTGCCGTTCCACGCTCAAGGTAAACAAGGATTTGCTAAAAGCTCATTCCCTACGCTATGTTGCTACAGCGAGCAGTGGTACGGACCATCTGGATAGTTATTGGCTGAACTCTCAAAACATTAAAATTATCGACGCGAAAGGCTCAAATGCACGAGCCGTTGCAGATTATGTCGTTGCCTGTCTCGCGGTGTTGGAGCAACGACGATTAATTCAGGGAAATCGTGCAGGTATTATCGGCTTAGGGAAAGTGGGAACCCAGGTTGCGGAGCGCTTGCAAGCAGCTGATTTTCAAATTTTCACCTTCGACCCCCCCAAAGCAGAACGCGAAAAAACAACGTTTCATAGTTGCAAATTGGAAGAATTATATCAAGCAGATCTGTTATGCATCCATGCTGAACTGCATCATAAGCAGCCTTATCCCAGTGCCAATTTAATTAGTAATGATTTTTTAAAACGGTTAAAGCCTGGTTGTATTCTTATCAATGCTTCTCGAGGAGGCATTGTCGACGAAAATGAACTTCTTCACTCTTCCAAAGCCTTAATCTATTGTACTGACGTTTATCTCAATGAACCTGACATTAATAAACACATTGTTGAAAAATCGATTATATGCACCCCCCATATTGCAGGTCATAGCCTGGAAGCAAAATATGCAGCTATTGCGATGATCAGCTCTACTTTACATGCAATAGCAAAATTGCCTCTACCCCGGTTTGCAGCACCTGAATTACCTCCTTCTCTAGATTTGAATAAAAATGAAGCATGGTATGAGTCTTTATTGAAAATTTATGATCCAATTAAAGAATCCTTATCTTTAAAAAATGCTTTGGATAAAAAAAATGCTTTCTTGAATTTGCGTAAGCAACATCAGACACGTCATGATTTTTGCCGCTATCCTATAGGTTTCCTTGCTAATAATAAAACCAGGTTATTGCTTGGAAAATGA
- a CDS encoding DUF4949 domain-containing protein — protein MSLGVKLSAFTAALVLAGSAFAMDTTCPNLSDLQAEGISMSEPLGNNYYVGYSLAHFNSSSNWGFAIGPVQAESDEDAIDVSNQILNNMTAPAFPLELDNDVLVCLYDTGNPYIYSIAVRDYAISPMKLKQYLQKIRK, from the coding sequence ATGTCTTTAGGAGTTAAATTATCTGCTTTTACAGCAGCATTAGTTCTTGCTGGTTCTGCTTTTGCAATGGATACGACCTGCCCTAATTTGAGTGACCTGCAAGCAGAAGGCATCTCAATGTCTGAACCACTAGGTAATAACTATTATGTCGGTTATTCACTTGCTCACTTCAACTCTTCCTCTAACTGGGGTTTTGCTATTGGACCTGTACAAGCAGAATCAGATGAAGATGCAATAGATGTTTCAAATCAAATTTTAAATAATATGACTGCTCCTGCCTTCCCTTTGGAACTTGACAACGATGTACTCGTTTGTTTGTATGATACAGGCAATCCTTATATTTATTCCATTGCTGTTAGAGACTATGCAATTAGTCCAATGAAATTAAAACAATACCTGCAAAAAATTCGTAAGTAA
- a CDS encoding DUF4949 domain-containing protein: protein MYFGKLTTLTAALVFGGSAFAAEAVCPNLSDIQSVGITMASQLAYNYYIGYSINNYNTSSSWGFAIGPVEADSEEDTIEITNDILAGLTSSGVPESGEDDELVCFYETGDQSIFAIAIKDYTEISPLKFRQYLHKAR, encoded by the coding sequence ATGTATTTCGGAAAATTAACCACGTTAACAGCGGCCTTGGTTTTTGGCGGATCTGCTTTTGCAGCAGAGGCGGTTTGCCCAAACTTGAGTGATATACAATCTGTGGGAATCACCATGGCTTCCCAACTGGCTTACAATTATTATATTGGTTATTCGATCAATAATTACAACACTTCTTCAAGTTGGGGATTTGCTATTGGTCCTGTAGAGGCGGATTCTGAAGAAGACACTATCGAAATAACAAATGATATCCTGGCTGGTTTGACTTCTTCGGGAGTACCTGAATCCGGTGAAGACGATGAGTTAGTTTGCTTTTATGAAACAGGCGACCAATCTATTTTTGCTATAGCGATCAAAGATTATACGGAAATATCACCTCTGAAGTTCAGACAATACCTTCACAAAGCCCGCTAA
- a CDS encoding UDP-N-acetylmuramoyl-L-alanyl-D-glutamate--2,6-diaminopimelate ligase has protein sequence MKLSQLLKPWMHHSKSDCTLSGIENDSRRIQPGDLFIAYAGAAADGRLFIEKARAAGAVAIAYDPCQFPENVTLPETIPCVPVPELATQLAAIAKQFYGDPGRFLTITGVTGTNGKTTIAYQLAQAHHLLGQGAAYIGTIGQGEVNNLQLLDNTTPDSLCLQKLLHEYTNQGIQNVSMEVSSHALAQHRVDAIEFKQAIFTNLTLDHLDYHLNMENYAMAKSMLFARESLEWAIINKDDPYQQKMAAVVKPHVKKLTYGIHQECDVKAANWSMDIHGTAIEVHSPWGQHQLKINALGQFNIYNSLAIFSSLLAFGYAPAQIIEVMAQLKAAPGRMEIVANAPYVLVDYAHTPDALENALTTLNQLKKGRLWVVFGCGGDRDKSKRPVMGTVASKHADQIIITSDNPRTEDPQVIVNEIIQGIAKSNNVVQLINREEAIAYALNEADKNDVILIAGKGHEAYQQIGSVKHAFSDQDLVKKLIAK, from the coding sequence ATGAAACTTTCACAATTATTAAAACCCTGGATGCATCACAGCAAATCGGATTGTACTCTCTCTGGCATTGAAAATGACAGTCGTCGTATTCAGCCCGGTGATTTATTTATAGCTTATGCAGGTGCAGCGGCGGATGGTCGGTTATTTATAGAGAAGGCACGGGCAGCAGGGGCTGTAGCAATAGCTTATGATCCCTGTCAATTTCCTGAAAATGTTACATTACCTGAGACAATTCCATGTGTTCCTGTCCCTGAGTTAGCTACCCAGCTTGCTGCAATCGCCAAACAGTTTTATGGGGACCCAGGTCGCTTTTTAACAATAACTGGCGTAACTGGAACCAATGGCAAGACAACTATAGCTTATCAATTAGCCCAGGCTCACCATTTACTGGGGCAGGGAGCAGCATATATAGGCACTATTGGCCAGGGAGAGGTGAATAATCTTCAACTTTTGGATAACACTACTCCTGATTCACTGTGCTTGCAGAAATTATTACATGAATACACAAACCAAGGCATCCAAAACGTAAGTATGGAAGTATCCTCTCATGCTTTGGCACAACATCGTGTAGATGCTATTGAATTTAAACAGGCCATATTCACTAACCTGACGCTGGACCATCTGGATTATCATCTCAATATGGAAAATTATGCCATGGCAAAATCCATGCTATTTGCCAGAGAGTCATTAGAATGGGCAATTATTAATAAAGATGATCCTTATCAGCAAAAAATGGCTGCCGTGGTCAAACCTCATGTTAAAAAATTAACTTATGGGATACATCAGGAGTGTGATGTAAAAGCTGCAAATTGGTCTATGGACATCCATGGTACAGCAATTGAAGTGCACTCTCCCTGGGGGCAGCATCAATTAAAAATAAACGCGCTAGGGCAGTTCAATATTTATAACAGCTTGGCCATATTCAGCAGTTTATTGGCTTTTGGTTATGCGCCTGCACAGATTATTGAGGTAATGGCCCAATTAAAAGCAGCTCCCGGACGCATGGAAATTGTTGCCAATGCCCCTTATGTTCTTGTTGATTATGCTCATACTCCTGATGCTTTGGAGAATGCCCTAACCACCTTAAATCAATTAAAAAAAGGGCGTTTGTGGGTAGTGTTTGGGTGTGGAGGGGACAGGGATAAATCCAAAAGGCCAGTAATGGGGACTGTTGCCAGTAAACATGCGGATCAGATTATCATCACCAGTGATAACCCACGCACCGAGGATCCCCAGGTGATTGTCAATGAGATAATCCAGGGTATCGCAAAATCAAACAACGTAGTCCAACTTATCAATCGCGAAGAAGCTATTGCCTATGCATTAAATGAAGCAGATAAAAATGATGTGATTTTAATAGCCGGAAAAGGGCATGAAGCTTATCAGCAAATAGGTTCGGTAAAGCATGCTTTTTCAGATCAAGATTTAGTAAAAAAATTGATCGCCAAATAA
- a CDS encoding peptidoglycan D,D-transpeptidase FtsI family protein, which yields MKNSTHINRLIIVSSFFSLLLIILIWRMVDLTVLHRQFLQGQGNARSLRVVDIPAHRGMIMDRNGTPLAISTPVESVWVNPKEFSPDKEQFMSLADYLNLTPQQLSRKIVDAENKGLEFLYLQRQLPPPLTKKIKALKIPGVNFQKEFKRYYPDSDSISQLIGFTNVDDQGLEGIELAYQDWLKGIVGKKRVIKDRLGRIIDELGVIKEPRPGRDMALSIDRRLQYLAYSELNKTVEEFGAKSGSVVVVDTENGEILAMANVPSYNPNSRGRYDKDTYRNRAVTDTFEPGSVIKTFSIASALETGLFTPTTIIDTNPSWMTVHGRTVRDIHNYGILDVTGVLQHSSNVGVTKMVLASPPEQLIGLLQRCGFGQRTESTYPGESEGGIVNVKDANPFVLATLSFGYGLSVTALQLAKANMVFANKGKLIPVTLLHNDPPPPGVQVIKPETAQQVLSMMEAVLGKEGTGKSARVPGYRVAGKTGTARVAGKDGYKDRRYTASFIGIAPVSKPKFVVVVIIHEPSRKGYYAAAVAAPLFAKVMSGALRLFNIPTDELVG from the coding sequence ATGAAAAACTCAACGCATATAAACAGACTGATTATAGTATCTTCCTTTTTTTCCCTGCTTTTAATCATTTTAATTTGGCGTATGGTTGATTTGACTGTACTTCATCGGCAATTTTTGCAAGGACAAGGTAATGCCCGCAGTTTACGTGTTGTAGATATTCCTGCACACCGAGGAATGATTATGGACAGGAATGGCACACCATTGGCAATCAGTACTCCTGTTGAATCGGTCTGGGTGAACCCTAAGGAGTTTTCACCTGATAAAGAACAATTTATGTCGTTAGCTGACTATCTTAATTTAACTCCTCAACAGCTAAGTAGAAAAATAGTAGATGCCGAAAATAAAGGACTGGAATTTCTCTACCTGCAAAGACAATTACCTCCTCCTTTAACTAAAAAAATAAAGGCGCTTAAAATTCCCGGGGTTAATTTCCAGAAAGAGTTCAAGCGTTATTATCCTGATTCAGACAGTATCTCCCAATTAATCGGTTTTACCAATGTGGATGATCAAGGCCTCGAAGGAATAGAGCTTGCCTATCAAGATTGGCTGAAAGGTATTGTTGGCAAAAAAAGAGTGATCAAAGATCGTTTGGGAAGAATAATCGACGAATTGGGAGTTATCAAAGAACCTCGCCCCGGCCGTGATATGGCTCTAAGTATCGACAGGCGTTTACAATATTTGGCTTACAGTGAGTTAAACAAAACGGTTGAGGAGTTCGGTGCAAAATCGGGTTCTGTAGTCGTTGTTGACACAGAAAACGGCGAGATTTTGGCGATGGCTAATGTCCCTTCCTATAATCCTAATTCGCGTGGACGCTATGATAAAGATACTTATAGAAACAGGGCAGTAACAGATACGTTTGAGCCTGGTTCTGTTATTAAAACATTTAGTATCGCCAGTGCTTTGGAAACTGGGTTGTTTACACCGACAACTATTATTGACACGAATCCAAGCTGGATGACTGTACATGGCCGTACCGTTCGGGATATCCATAATTATGGGATCCTCGATGTCACCGGGGTACTGCAACATTCAAGCAACGTCGGGGTAACCAAAATGGTGTTGGCAAGTCCTCCAGAACAATTAATTGGTTTGCTGCAACGTTGTGGTTTTGGACAACGAACCGAAAGTACTTATCCGGGAGAAAGTGAAGGAGGCATTGTTAACGTTAAAGATGCGAATCCTTTTGTGTTGGCTACTTTGAGTTTTGGCTATGGATTATCAGTTACAGCCTTGCAATTAGCCAAGGCCAATATGGTTTTTGCAAATAAAGGTAAATTAATTCCGGTTACTTTGCTGCATAATGATCCGCCACCACCTGGTGTGCAGGTGATAAAACCTGAAACTGCTCAACAAGTTCTTTCGATGATGGAAGCTGTTTTGGGTAAAGAGGGTACGGGAAAATCAGCCAGGGTACCAGGATATCGGGTAGCTGGTAAAACCGGGACAGCACGGGTGGCAGGAAAAGATGGTTACAAGGATAGAAGATATACTGCAAGTTTTATCGGAATTGCACCGGTTTCAAAACCCAAATTTGTTGTTGTGGTAATTATTCATGAGCCTTCCCGTAAAGGTTACTATGCAGCAGCAGTTGCTGCTCCCTTGTTTGCCAAAGTCATGTCAGGGGCTTTGCGATTATTTAATATTCCTACGGATGAGTTGGTAGGATAA
- the ftsL gene encoding cell division protein FtsL: MNAAARVINQGTLFNGQLADMQMSKSLYMLIILLVAVLVSALAVVYSTNSYRVTLNQVEQQEQLTHYLQLQWGQLLLEQASLATPARVEELASDKLQMVLPNTKNTYWLQAQQ; the protein is encoded by the coding sequence ATGAACGCTGCAGCGAGAGTAATTAATCAAGGGACTTTATTTAATGGTCAACTGGCAGATATGCAGATGTCAAAGTCATTATACATGCTGATTATATTATTAGTGGCTGTATTAGTGAGTGCTTTGGCTGTGGTATACAGTACCAATTCATATCGAGTGACGTTAAACCAGGTTGAACAACAGGAGCAGTTAACACACTACTTACAGTTGCAATGGGGACAGTTACTGCTTGAACAGGCAAGTTTGGCAACTCCAGCGCGGGTCGAGGAACTGGCTAGTGATAAATTGCAAATGGTTTTACCTAACACTAAAAATACTTACTGGTTACAAGCTCAGCAGTAG
- the rsmH gene encoding 16S rRNA (cytosine(1402)-N(4))-methyltransferase RsmH, producing MAMHQSVLLNESIEALAIKSGGIYFDGTFGRGGHSREILRHLNDQGRLFAIDKDLDAIEYAKEHLGQDKRFHIFQGSFARIQEFAAEAGVLGKVDGILLDLGVSSPQLDNPERGFSFMQQGPLDMRMDKSQPLSAARFVNEAEAEEMASVFRLYGEERFAGRIAKAIVAARTIAPISTTLQLAEIVKEANPKWEKHKHPATRVFQAIRIYINQELNDLKSCLEQCINVLAPKGRLAVISFHSLEDRIVKQFMRDKEQGEKPPPEVPIRYEELSTNFKRIGKAIMPQESEVKENVRARSAVLRVGEKLA from the coding sequence ATGGCAATGCATCAATCAGTGTTACTAAATGAATCTATAGAAGCCCTGGCTATTAAAAGCGGCGGGATCTATTTTGATGGTACTTTTGGGCGAGGGGGCCATAGTCGGGAAATTTTACGTCATTTAAACGATCAGGGTCGTTTGTTCGCCATAGATAAAGATTTAGATGCTATTGAATATGCTAAAGAACATTTGGGTCAGGACAAAAGGTTTCATATATTCCAAGGCTCATTCGCCAGAATTCAGGAATTTGCTGCGGAAGCAGGCGTATTGGGAAAGGTAGATGGCATTTTGTTGGACTTGGGAGTGTCTTCCCCGCAGCTGGATAATCCGGAAAGAGGCTTTAGTTTTATGCAACAAGGGCCGTTAGATATGCGTATGGATAAATCTCAACCTCTGAGTGCGGCCCGGTTTGTTAATGAGGCGGAAGCGGAAGAAATGGCTTCTGTATTTAGATTATACGGAGAAGAGCGTTTTGCAGGCCGTATCGCCAAGGCAATTGTTGCCGCCCGAACCATTGCGCCTATATCCACAACATTGCAATTGGCGGAAATTGTAAAGGAAGCAAATCCCAAATGGGAAAAACACAAGCATCCTGCAACACGGGTGTTTCAAGCAATACGAATTTATATCAATCAGGAACTCAACGATTTAAAGAGCTGTTTGGAACAGTGCATTAATGTTTTGGCACCCAAGGGAAGATTGGCTGTGATTAGTTTTCACTCCCTTGAAGATCGCATAGTCAAACAGTTTATGCGCGATAAAGAGCAAGGGGAGAAACCCCCTCCGGAAGTGCCCATACGTTATGAAGAGTTATCAACAAATTTTAAAAGGATAGGTAAGGCGATTATGCCACAAGAAAGTGAAGTAAAAGAGAATGTCAGGGCTCGAAGCGCTGTACTTAGAGTGGGGGAGAAATTAGCATGA
- the mraZ gene encoding division/cell wall cluster transcriptional repressor MraZ: MFRGINAITIDTKGRLAIPTRYRSALGAEEKTPLVVTIDTEETCLLLYTAAQWQIIENNLQKLPSFNAAARRIQRLLIGHATDVELDANGRVLLPTVLRNYAHLEKDVVMIGQGNKFEVWDKDLWETRREQWLAEESSGTGGLPEEMKTFSL; the protein is encoded by the coding sequence ATGTTTCGTGGAATAAATGCCATCACCATTGATACTAAAGGGCGCTTAGCTATCCCTACGCGTTATCGCTCTGCCCTGGGTGCTGAAGAAAAAACTCCTTTGGTGGTGACCATTGATACTGAAGAAACATGTTTACTGCTCTACACTGCGGCTCAATGGCAAATAATTGAAAATAATTTACAAAAATTACCCAGTTTTAATGCTGCAGCACGCAGAATTCAGCGTCTTTTGATTGGTCATGCGACTGATGTGGAACTCGACGCGAATGGACGGGTTTTATTACCTACAGTTTTAAGAAATTATGCACATTTGGAAAAAGATGTCGTGATGATAGGCCAAGGAAATAAGTTTGAAGTATGGGATAAGGATCTTTGGGAAACCCGACGTGAACAATGGTTGGCTGAAGAAAGTTCTGGAACTGGTGGATTACCCGAGGAAATGAAAACGTTTTCTTTGTAA
- a CDS encoding type III pantothenate kinase, with protein MILCIDVGNSHIYGGVFDGEEIKLRFRHTSKVATSDELGIFLKTVLRENDCSPDAIKQIGICSVVPQIDYSLRSACVKYFSLEPFLLQAGVKTGLNIKYRNPIEVGADRIANAIAATHSYPNQNIIVIDFGTATTFCVISAQKVYMGGAILPGVRLSVDALSKNTAKLPAVEIIKIENPVGRSTIESIQSGVYYGAIGACRELIHRLNQEAFSDENALVLATGGFASLFEKQGLYDHLVPDLVLQGIRLAALMNN; from the coding sequence ATGATTCTATGCATTGATGTTGGAAACTCTCATATCTACGGTGGTGTTTTTGATGGGGAAGAAATAAAACTCCGTTTTCGGCATACGTCTAAAGTAGCTACATCAGATGAATTGGGAATCTTTCTAAAAACAGTTTTGCGGGAGAATGATTGTTCTCCTGATGCAATCAAACAAATTGGTATTTGCTCTGTAGTACCCCAAATTGATTATTCACTGCGCTCAGCTTGTGTCAAATATTTTTCTTTAGAACCTTTCCTGTTACAAGCAGGAGTAAAAACAGGTTTAAATATCAAATATCGTAACCCAATAGAAGTTGGTGCCGATAGAATCGCAAATGCAATTGCAGCAACTCACAGTTATCCCAATCAAAACATAATTGTTATTGATTTCGGCACGGCAACTACGTTCTGCGTTATTAGTGCCCAGAAGGTTTATATGGGAGGAGCTATTTTACCAGGGGTCCGGTTGTCGGTAGATGCTTTATCAAAAAACACTGCTAAATTACCCGCGGTAGAAATTATAAAGATCGAAAACCCCGTAGGGCGCTCAACCATAGAAAGCATACAGTCTGGGGTTTATTATGGGGCTATTGGTGCTTGCCGTGAATTAATTCATCGGCTGAATCAAGAAGCTTTCAGCGATGAGAACGCTTTGGTTTTGGCAACAGGTGGATTTGCCTCTCTATTTGAAAAGCAGGGATTATATGATCATTTGGTTCCTGATTTGGTTCTGCAGGGGATTAGATTAGCTGCTTTAATGAATAATTAA
- a CDS encoding L,D-transpeptidase has product MKKYLVLVPVCALATSCASMDRSVPIVDDAGYTHYTMSMAADHKGANYFPIKRPATGKKVIVFDPKATAWAAYDKEGNRVNTGSASGGKDFCEDEGKPCHTVTGTFSIYSKKGEDCTSSIYPLETHGGARMPYCMHFHGGYSIHAAYEVPNYNASHGCIRVLPSAAKWLNEDFADIGTTVVVKPY; this is encoded by the coding sequence GTGAAAAAATATCTAGTGTTAGTTCCAGTATGTGCTTTAGCTACATCCTGTGCTTCCATGGATAGATCAGTCCCTATAGTTGATGATGCGGGGTACACACATTATACAATGAGCATGGCGGCTGACCATAAGGGAGCTAATTATTTTCCCATAAAAAGACCTGCTACAGGGAAGAAGGTAATCGTATTTGACCCTAAAGCAACTGCATGGGCGGCTTACGATAAAGAGGGTAACAGGGTAAATACTGGTAGTGCCTCCGGCGGGAAGGATTTTTGTGAGGATGAGGGTAAACCCTGCCATACTGTTACCGGAACATTCAGTATCTATTCCAAAAAAGGGGAAGATTGTACTTCCAGTATTTATCCCTTGGAAACACATGGTGGTGCAAGAATGCCTTACTGTATGCATTTCCATGGCGGTTATTCCATCCATGCCGCCTATGAAGTACCAAACTACAACGCAAGCCATGGCTGTATCCGGGTTTTGCCCAGTGCAGCAAAATGGTTAAACGAAGACTTTGCTGATATTGGTACTACAGTGGTTGTTAAACCTTACTAG
- a CDS encoding c-type cytochrome — MRIHYTIYTLVFLLLQPVYAETHHPQEFLQSISGDKNEGKEIYNHFCVNCHASKPLIPLGAPRIGNEADWKVRLQQGMKVLFEHTNEGLNAMPPRGGCFECTDKQLKRAIKYMLPKQPKS; from the coding sequence ATGAGGATACACTACACTATTTATACCCTAGTTTTTTTGCTACTCCAACCTGTTTATGCGGAGACTCATCATCCCCAGGAGTTTTTGCAATCAATTAGTGGCGATAAAAATGAAGGGAAAGAAATATATAATCATTTTTGCGTGAATTGTCATGCGAGTAAACCCTTAATTCCCCTGGGTGCACCCCGAATTGGAAATGAGGCTGATTGGAAGGTGCGTTTACAACAAGGAATGAAAGTTCTCTTTGAGCATACCAATGAAGGGCTAAATGCGATGCCGCCAAGAGGCGGGTGCTTTGAATGCACCGACAAACAGCTAAAACGAGCTATTAAGTATATGCTCCCAAAACAACCAAAAAGCTAG